Part of the Anomalospiza imberbis isolate Cuckoo-Finch-1a 21T00152 chromosome 29, ASM3175350v1, whole genome shotgun sequence genome, TCATCGTCCAGGGAAAGGCAGTGAGTaatcagagaaaagaataagAAACAATTCTTACCTTAACTTATGACACCTGGtattgtgaacatgtggaaggTGTTAtgtgttgccctgatttttagaagtgttaagttttcttttatagttcttttgaaagttttaaggtttgcataaaacttctttagccttctgataatgtttacatatttgagagtcagaaTTCCtacacaatttcatgtataaatagaatagtttacatgtttctctgtgggtggagagaaatgattgattgatcTTTAGACCAGTGTGgatggagaggtggtaattccatcctccaatccatgGTCACCTGgagaattctataaataccagatgtttaaataaaactgggtctttttctcttttaaacttaccaagcttctgtgtactcattttgtgtccaaCAGTGACATTATGGAAATTTATTTACCAAAaggtggtttcttaattagccaatggtgatggtgttttaattaaaggacCAATTAGGTCAACTTGTATCATAACTGTCTATAAAAAcaatgggtttcttaataaagATAGATTGATCAACCTTCTGTGAATCATGaagtcaatgctaattatttcCTGGCTGGGGGTCCACCTTACAAGGACAAGCCCAGCTGgggccagccctggctcacCTGGAAGATGCTGGGGGTGTACTCGTCGTCGATGGATCTCTCGGCCCGCAGCCTCCGCGCCGCCCCTGCCTCCTCCACCGTGGCCACCTCCAGCACGAAGCGGGAGCCGTTCCCTCGTGGGGCCACCCCAGCCAGGATGAactccagctgggagctgtcTGCCGTGTGCAGGAGGCTGGGCAGGCGCCTGGCACGGCCACCGGCTTCGTAGGCTGTCACCTGCGGGGGACAGGGgtcagagggacagagagggacagCACAGGACATGGGGCAGACGGACAGTGAGGGACAGTGAGGGACATGGGGCAGAGGGACAGTGAGGGGCACAGGGACAATGAGGGACATGAGGCAGAGGGATACCATGGGTCAGAGGGACAGCGAGGGACAGTGAGGGACACATGGACAGCGAGGGACATGGGGCAGAGGGACGgcaagagacagagagacagcaAGGGACATGCATCAGAGGGACAGTGAGGGACATGGGGCAGGGGGACAGTGAATGTCAGAGGGACAGTGAGGGACATGGGGcagggggacactgagggatagagggacactgagggacagcaAGGGACAATGAGGGACACGGTGCAGAGGGACAGTGAGGGACATACTCTCTGCCCCCTGGACAATGTCCCCTGCCCCCTGGATGTGTCCCCTGCCCCCTGGACATACCCGGAATGCCAGGCTGCCGTTGGCGAAGCCGCCGCCGGGGTCGGTGGCCGGGACCCCGCTGAGCTCGGCTGTCAGCGCTGTGTGGTTCAGGGTGTGGTTGAGGCTGTCCCAGGAGAACTCAGACAGGTCGTAGGTGGGGTAGAAGAGCTCTCCCAAAGGTTTGGCCTCGCTGAACTCAAacagctgcagggaagggaggggagaggggctgggagcaccggCAGGACAAGAGCTTGTGCTGTGATCCAGGGAACGGGGCAGAGCTGCCTCAGCCAAGCAGCTCAGACACATCCTTGGATGGGAATGGAAATGGTGGGGAattccctggagctgggaagcTGCCCAGGGACCCTCTGCACCCCCAactgtcccagagcagccccttgCCAGCAGTACCTTGGTGAAGACCACGGCCGTGGAATAGACCACGCTGTCGGGAGGGTCGATCCAGATGGCTCCAGCAGGACTGGGTGACAGCAGCTGGGTCCAGTTGACCctcagggcactgctggggctctgggtggcCACCAGGAGCACGGAAGGGGCCCCGATGCTGCTCCACACGTAGTGCAGGCTGTCCCTGGGCCCCAGCGCCCGCACGTGCAGCAGGTTCACAGAGGAGCTGTTCCAGCCAGGGTTGTACTCCATGGACACCTgcggggcagggacagggctgggggtggctCTGAGCCCTGCAGGACAACCCCAGCGTGCCGGGAGAATTGGGACattgcagctgcctcagctcccgTGACTCTGCGGCCCTGGTGTTGCTCAACACGCTCGGTCAGCATTTCACAGCTTTGAGCTGCTTCCCATCCCAATGGCCCTTCGCTCCCACAGCCCCtttccatccctgcccacagcccctTCCTTTCCCAGCCCACAGCCGTGCTGCTCCCACTGGATTAGGCCAAAGGGGAGACACGGGACACAGATGGGTGGCCCTGGGCCTTGTCGCCGCAGCACAGGGGCGGCAGGGCCGGGTCACCGCGGTCCCCGTGTGCCGGGACACGGCAGGGGCGGTTCAGCTCCAGCCGCAGCCCCGGGCGGGACGTGCCCGCTGTGAGGCCGCGGTCCCGGGGAGCCCCTTCTCCACCCAAAACCCAGCGAGGCTGGGCCCCAGCGGGCCCGGgggtccagcccagcccctgctccagcagcatccTCCGAGGCCACAAACTGTCCCAAAAGTTTCCCTTCAGCGCGAGCAAGAACTTCTTAACgctgagggtggcagagccctGAACAGCTGCCCTGGGCGAGCACGGAGGGTCCCGCTCTGGGCACATCCCGACCCCACCTggatgtccccgtgtccccggctCTGGGTGACCCCGGTGTCCCGGGATTCTGAGATTcccaggaggggacacgggggggtcTCAGGCACCACCGCAACGCGTGACGAGCTCCGCGCAGCGACCGGGGAGCGCGGCGGGGGCTCCGcacccggccccggccccggcggccccGGCAGTCCCGGTCCCGGTACCCGCGGGCCCCGCTCACCTTCCGGCCCCGCTcggccccggccgccgccaGCAGCGCCGCCAGCAGCGCCAGCCCCGCAGCGGCGGCCATGGCGCGACCGACCCCGACCACGGCACCGCCCCGGAACCGCCCCGGGACCGCCCCGGAACGGCCAGGGACCGCCCCGGAACGGCCAGGGACCGCCCGGGGACCGCCCCGGAACCGCCCCGGAACCGCCCCGGAACGGCCCCGGAACGGCCCCGGGACCGCCTCGGGACTACCCGAGAACCGCCCCGGGACCGCCCGGGAACCGCCCCGGGACCGCCCCGCGCGGTAAAGGAGGCCCTGGGAGCGGGATGCCGAAGGGGACAGGAACCGCTGAGGATCTGCTTCTGCCCCCGTGTGCGCTGAACCCCTTCCGTGCCCCAGGGCGGCAGAGACCCCCCATGCCCATCATCCTGTGGAGTGGAGACCTCCAGTTCACTGCCAGGGCAGTGGAGACCCCCCCCTCCTTCATCACCCCATCCAGCAGAGACCCCCACACCAATCCAGCAGGACAAACCCCACTTCACCTTGTGGAGCTTCTGAACCTCTCTGGAGCACCCCACGCTCCAGAGACCCCTCACTGTCACCACCCCATACTCTGGAGACCGTCAAGTACAGCAGAGACCCCCACCCTCCACAGAGCTCCCCGTTTCCATCCCCCAGGAGGGCAGTGGAGACCCCCCTCCTTCACGATCCCCTACAGGGGAAACTCCCCCATTCCCCAGGGCTCCAGGGACCCCCCACGACCACCCCAACATCCAGAAACCCCCCAACTTCACTGCCCCATACTTTGGAGACCCCCAAATCCAAGAGAGACCCCCACCTCCATCCCCCAGGACACCAAAGACCCCCACCCTGCCCATTTTTTGTTGTCCCCTGAAGTGCAGCCCCTGTCCTTGTCCTCCCTGAAGCTCCTGGCGTTGGCACAGACCCCTCAGAgccccctggcagtgcccagcccgTGGGGATTTGCACTCTCCACCATGAACAATCGGCCAGAAGTGATGAATTTATTTAGAGATAAACCTGAACCCCAAACcctgggagatcctgggggaGCCCAACTCTTCCTCCACCCTGATCCGTGCTGGATCCAGGGTGGCTCTGGGAAGCCACAAGGGTTAAAAATGACAAACTGCCCCctcctgtcacctccctgtccctgtttgGGGTGGGTGGTGAACCCGCTGGGCTTTATTGCCCGAGGGCAGGAGGAACACTCCAGAGCTCATGGCAAAGGAGAGTCCAGGGGAGCATTCCACCATTCTGGTTGATTTTAGGGACGACAGGGGAACATTCCAGAGTTTTTCTTGGTTCTAGGGTTGTCAAACAAGCATTCCAtcctttttgtttggtttaggATTGCCAGGGGAGCATTCCACCATTTTTGCCAGTTCCAGGGTTGCCAGGGGAATGTTCCACCATTTTTGTCAGTTCTAGGGTTGCCATGGGATAATTCCACTGTTTCTGTTGGTTCTAGGATTGTCAGGGGAGCATTTcaccattttaaaaaaaaatctagggtTGCCAGGGGAGACTTCCACCATTTTTGTCAGTTCTAGGATTTCCAGAGGAGCATTTTACCATTTCTGTGGGTTCTAGGGTCACCACAGGATCATTCCACCATTTTTGTTGGCTCTAGGATTTCCAGAGGAACATTCTACCATTTTTGCCAATTCTAGGGTTGCCATGGGATCATTCCACTCTTTCTGTTGGTTCTGGGGTTACCAGGTGAACGTCCCactgattttatttgtttgtagGGTTGCCATGGTAGAATTCCACCATTTTTGCCAGTCCTGGAGTTGCTGGGGGGCATTCCACCCTTTTTGTTGGTTCTAGGATTTCCAGAAGAGCATTCCACTTTTTTTGCTGGTTCTAGAGATAACGAAGGAGAATTCCACCATTTTTGTTGGCTCTAGGGTTTCCAGAGGAACATTCCACCATTTTTGCCCATTCTAGCCTTGCTATGGGATTATTCCACTGTTTCTGTTGGTTCTGGAGTTGCTAGGGGGAGCATTtcaccatttttaaaaaattctgggTTGTCATGGTAGAATTCCAACATTTCTGCCAGTTCTGGAGTTGCCAGGGGGGCATTCCACCCTTTTTGTTGGTTCTAGGATTTCCAGGGGAGCATTCCACCATTTCTGTCAGTTCTAGGGTTGCCATGGGATCATTCCAGAGTTTTGGTTGGCCCCACAGGGTAGGGTTTGGGGAATCTCAGAGACAAATTCCCTGCCCCTCCAGATGGGGATTTATTCCTGGGAACTTGATGCTACCTGAGGTCTGGAGGGATAAATATGAGATTCCATGCAAGCTCCCTCTTCAGTGCAGGGCATCCCAAACATCCTTTTTATTGGGAATCTGGAAAATTCTGGGGTGGAAAGCCAAGTCTTCCTGATCCTGATGGGGAGGGTGGCATAATTAGCAGGGAACTGCTTTTGAACTGTGTTTGCACACGGGGTGATTGCCAAAAACCCAGGAGGAGTTTGCTCACTGGGAACAACATCCtgcagcagtgacaggacaggtGTAACTCAGGTGTAACTCAGGTGTAACTCAGTAtctgtgtcctgcagggaatGGCACTAATTCCTCAATTTTCCTCACCTTCCCCAGCAGATTtcgctgattttttttttcctttccaaatgaGAATTTCTCTTCTTGCAGGGAGGACAGGAATCCTCACACCTCCTCACCTCGTGAGCAGCACACCTGAGGGTGACCTGGTGAGATAAGAGGAGAGCTGAAGGTTTGGGAAGATTATGGAACCCATGGAAGTTCTGGAAAAGCCAAAAAGGAGCTGCAGGACCTTCTGAAAAAGCCAAGGGAGACCAAAAGTGCAGCTGAGAGAGACGGGGAGCTCCGTGTCCTCCTCACACAGGTGAGGTGATGAACAGAGCTCGTCCCACACAAGCAGTGACAACTCTGGTGCCTGAATTTGGGGGGTCACAGGGgtctcctgccctggcacaagGTGTCCCTGAAGCTGAGGGCTACCTGAACCTGAAGGTTGGGCCACTCTGGGgttcccaggcacagcagcagcagcaggagaacaCACCTGGTAACACCAAGGATCTGCTCCTGAGCTCTTCCACACTCATGTTTGGGGAAGAGGAGCTCCAACCCTTCCCCAGAGGAACCACAGCTGAGCTGGAATCACAGTTTTATTGGTGCCTCTGTCCCAAAATATAAATTAAGATCTTTCATTCTCCATTTGCTCATGGCAGGAGTGATTTTTGCAGAATCTGCCCTTTCTCCCCCCATTACTGCCAAATTTTCCTTTGGGTATGTCCCACTCACTGCccacatattttttctttttcagaataatCTTCTGGCCTTTTTCCCCTGGATGTGATGGAAATGACAATTTTGCCAGGATTAACACAGGGGCAGAACTTCCAGCACCACCAGGGCCTGGTTTTCCAAACAGGCTGAGCTCCAGCATTTGCACAGATAccacaaagggaaaaaaaaaagccaaacccagAGATGGAGATGGACTGGTTTTCCATTGGAGACCAGAAATCCAGTCAATGGAAGAGCATCCTGGGATTGGCAAGTGTGCAGAGAGTGtggagtcatggaatggtttgggttgggaaggaccttaaaacTTGTCCAGTCCCACCCCTACCATGGCAGGGTCAACTTCCACTTtcccaagccccatccagcctggctttggacacttccaggcatgggaCATCCATGGAataatctgtgccagggcctcttcACCCTCACaaggaacaatttcttcccaatatcccatctaaccctgccctctggcagtttaaaaccatttcagAGTACTAAAGTCCAGGCAGGGAGCATTGAGTTCCCCAAATTTACCGAGGTGGACATTCAGATCAGAGATTTACATTTCTTTGGCCACACATGTGAAAAAATGACCCCATTTATCACAGGAAACGCCAGCAGAAGGTTCTGACCCGCTTCCCTCCAGCTGGGCCCTACTGGAAAGCACAGAACACCCCTTAGGAAGAAGGTATCAAAAATGGGACAGTACTGGGGGGGACATGTGGGGTTAAAACACCTGCTTGGAGGAGATACCAAAGGGAACGAGGGAAGGGGGAGATGATGGAGGAGAAATGCCTCAAGAAGGGAGCCCAGGGATGCTACATCCATCAGCCATGCCAGGAAAAGTCATTCCCTCCTCACGCAAACCCTCGGGGGCATTATAAATGTAACGGATGGGGACCTGGGAGGGAAATGGCACTAAAAGAAAAGAGACACCTGCCTGGAGATCATCTCTGCCGGGACTCGAACCCGGAACCTCTGGATTAGAAGTCCAGCGCGCTCGTCCATTGCGCCACAGAGACCTCACCGTGAGGGGAGCGTCGGCTCCAGAACTGAAAAATCCACAGCGCCGCAGGGTCCGGCAGAACCGGCACCTCCCCGGCACGGCAGCACCTCCAGAgtcccctccctgccagggCCAGGCAGCAATAATCCCAGGGATGATCCATATCtcaggcagcagggatgcagCAAAAACCTGGATGCAGGCTGGTATCCGCCTCTCTGGCAACCTTGCCGCAGCATCCCCGGCGCTCTGGGCAGAGCTAAATCCTGGAGCAGAGCTCGTCGCTGCATCTCCCTCAGCATCATCACAGCATCCTCCTCGCTGCAGAAGGCAAGGGATAAAGATGAAAGAGGATTTAGCTCAGTGGTAAGGGGAGCTCTGCTTGTCAGGGTGAAAAAACCGCTGAGAACCTGAGGTTTGAGCAGAGGAATGAAAGGGAAAGCAGCTAACGTGGGTTTCCTTTCAGCAAGCTGTCAATCAGGGGTTTAATGAAGAAACATTGTGCCTCTTctgttggggaaaaaatgaagacaGATGTCAAAACAACAGGAAAGGTCCATTTACAGCCACTGACCTATTAACAATGGATCAAACTCTGGCACAGAGCCCTCGTTGGAAACGGCGCATTTGGAATCCCCGAACGGAACAAATTTCAGGCTGTTGTTCTCTCCCAAACACACCCTCAGTtcccgggaaaggggagatGGTAAATGCAATCCAAGAAGAGGAATTCCCTGACACAGGGAGCTTTTGCCTCGAGGTCAATGTGACCTGAAGCTCAGGCAGCTCTTCCTGGCAGAGaacagctcagagcaggaaTAAAGAGGAGATTCACCCCCCAGTGGAACCAGAACGTCAGAACAGAGGATAAACCCCCCCAATTCCAGTGAAAGAGGAGATGCTAAGTGCAATCTAAGAAGAAGAATTCCCTgacacagggagagggaatgcCTCGAGGTCAATGTGACCTGAAGGTCCAAGCTCAGGCAGCTCTTCCTGGCAGAGaacagctcagagcaggaaTAAAGAGGAGATTCACCCCCCAGTGGAACCAGAATGTCAGAATTGAGGATAAACCCACCCAAACAGCCGTGTTTAGACAATGAAGATCACACCACGTGTGCTCCACCTGCACAGGACAAGctcctgctgcatccctgctTTCCTCAGTGCCTGTCCTTCCTGCCTCAGGCTGGGGCACCTCTGTGCTCATGGCTAAAATCCCATTCGGTGCCAAATCCCTGCCTCCCTCGTGGGCTGGCAAAGACCTGACTTCTGCCCAAAGCAAGCTGTGAAGTTGTCTGGTGCTGAAGAGGCACAGCACTGACAACCTCAGCACACCTAATGCAAACCCAAAGCATTTGGTTGTCCTTTTACTCATGGAAAGCTTCCCGGTTGTCTTGACATGTAAAATCCACCTTGGAATGGTGGGAAAGAAGGCAGGGGTTGAACTTCTATCAGAAAAACCCTTCCTGCTGCAAAAGATAACCCAGGAAATTGATAATCCTTGAAATAAATCCTTCTGTGAACCAACTGTGACCACACTGGGACCTGGAGAAAACTCAAAGTCTAGAAAACACCCATCTGCAGGGTGACCAAAGGCTGTGTTTAAAaatgtcagagaaaaaaaaaatcttagacAAAGCTAAAAAGCTCTAAAGGATGAGAAAAATCTCCCACAGCCTGTGACTGTATGCTCCTCCTGGGGGATGAATTCACCAGCTTTCAATATGATTTTGGGAGGCTGCACCTCAAGAGTGCCTGCTTTGAAGTCAGCAGCAAGCAGAAAATCTGGAGATGATTAATTAAATAGCACAAACTCTCAGAAGAATGACTGTGGCTTTCTGGACAGCCAGTGAATCAGAGGTTTGAAGGAATTCCCCCTGCCTGgagctcccctcagccccagttGCACCAAACCCAGGAAAGGACCAGAAGTTTGAACATGTCCTGATGAAAATGCCACATTTCTGTCAGGGGAGaaccaggggctgcagggatgtgccagaggagcagcagcagtgccaggagagCACCAGAGCctcatcctcatcttcatccCAACACGCAGCTCTGGAGGCCTGGGGACACCTGCCAGGTGTTTCTGTACCTTCAGTAACCCTTCAGTCTTCCCTGAGGTCCCAactgtccctctgctccttgGAGATGTGACAAATTTGGGAAGCAGAGACtggagggagcagcacaggagcCACCAGGTTGGTTTTGGTGCATCCCATTCTGTGGGAAGAGCAAGTCCTGAGCCAGGAGAACATCCCTGTGAAATGTGTCAGGAGTGAAAAAGCTGCCAGCTGTCCCCCAGCTCATCCTTCCAGCCTCAAATCATTTCCCACAGACAGCAAGAACATGAGCCACCAGCAAGGATGCAGTGGCCCAGAGTGAACCCAGAGAATTTACCACCTCATAAACACCTGGGAAAGGCCTTTGGGAAGACAAAACTCTGAGCAATTTGGTGACTGATGGAGCTTTCAGATCCACTCACTTaaagctgctccagggcagcatCACAAGTGCTGGGAGATCCAGAAATCCTTTGCACACTGAAAGAAACAGCGACAGAAAAACCCTACAGAAAGTCCCTACAGAAATCCCTACAGAAATCCCCtacagagctggggctgctctgtggTATACAGAGAAAGGTTTTACAGCACAACTATAAATGCAACCACCCCAATAAAACCTTCTCCAAGAGCCACCAAGCTGTGTGACTTGAGGCCAAAAGTCCACTTACAACTGTGTGATAGTGCAGGCTCTTCCAAAAATCCTTACAAGAGGTATATTGTTATTTTTCCCTAAATTTGTAatgcctttttcttcctttgcaagCCATTTCAGCAGCACCCAAAAGGCAGCCAGGTGTCTTGTTCTTGGTTTTATCACTCATATTTTCAAACCCTTGCTTAGTCTATGGGACTGGGCtcatttaaaaatcacttaTTAGGAACTCCTGCATTTTGCTCCCCTGAAATAATCATGTGAGACACAGACACAATTTTGGGAGGTTTTGCCATGGGCTGGCATCAGTGGCTGTGCCAAAACTTGCTGGGTAAGTGGCTGATTTTCCACCTCTTTGCTACTTTGCTAAGCTTTCAGTTAAAATACAGCGTGTGGTCTTTTGAAAAGCAGCTCAAGTGCCAcagaaaaatgattttttttgctgGACGTCAGTCCCCAGAGGGGATATTTTTGCATCTCAGGTTGAAGCAAAAACCATCAGGGAtaaaaggagaggagagaggctGTGATGTTCCTGGGGAGAATGTTGCATCTCAGCCACAAACTGGAAAATTATAAACGGGCCTTGATTATGGAATTGAGGcagggtttgggtgggaagggacccagGGTGATCctggatcccttcccacccagagGATCACCctggatcccttcccacccaaaccctcCCCCAACTCTATAATCCACCTCTATATCCAcctttgggtgggaagggatctaGGATCATCCTCTGGGTGGGAAGGTATCCAAGGTGATACTTTGGTTGGGAAGGGATTCAGGATCGTcctttgggtgggaagggatccagGATGATCctctgggtgggaagggatctaGGATCATCCTCTGGGTGGGAAATGATCCAGGGTGATcctttgggtgggaagggatccagGGTGATCctttgagtgggaagggatCCAGGATGATCCTCTGTGTGGGAAGGGATCCAAGGTGATCctctgggtgggaagggatccagGATCATCCTTTGGTTGGGAAGGGATTCAGGATCATcctttgggtgggaagggattcaGGATCGTcctttgggtgggaagggatccagGATGATCCTCTGGGTGGGAAGGTATCCAAGGTGATACTTTGGTTGGGAAGGGATTCAGGATCATcctttgggtgggaagggatccagGATGATCctctgggtgggaagggattcaGGATCccccatggccagggacaccttctactatcccaggctgctccaagccccatccagcctggccctggacacttccagggatgaagcACCCCTGGAATAACCCGTGCCAGGccctcctcaccctcacagggaggaatttcttctcCAAACCCAACCTCATCCTCCCCTCCTTCACTTTAAACCCATCCCCTTTGTCGCACTTTTCCAAACTCCCTCTCCAGCgctcttggagcccctttaggcgCTGGAAGAAATCCCCTTCCGACCCCCTCCGCCTCCTCCCCTGAGCACTGCAGCTTCCGCCCGTTTTCCTCACCGAAGTCCCCCCGCCCGGGCGGCTTTTCCGTCCCCTCACGCCCCGTCCCGCGCAGGCCGCGCCTCACGCTGAGGGCGGGCGGCTGGGCCGGCGCCTCTGGCCCGGCCGCTCGCCGCTCCCCGGGCTCGGCTCACGGTGTGCCCGGTGTGCCCGGGCTCGGCTCACGGTGTCCCCGGTGTGCCCGGTGTTCTCAGTGTTCCCGGGCTCGGCTCACGGTGTGCCGGTGTGCCGGTGTGCCCGGGCTCGGCTCACGGTGTCCCCGGTGTGCCCGGTGTTCTCAGTGTTCCCGGGCTCGGCTCACGGTGTTCCCGGTGTGCCGGTGTGCCCAGGCTCGGCTCACGGTGTGCCCGCTGTTCTCAGTGTTCCCGGGCTCGGTTCACGGTGTGCCCGGTGTTCTCGGTGTTCCCGGGCTCGGCTCACggtgtgccctgtgtgcccggTGTTCTCGGTGTGCCCGGGCTCGGCTCACGGTGTGCCCGGTGTGCCCGGTGTTCCCGGGCTCGGCTCACGGTGTGCCCGGTGTGCCCGGTGTTCCCGGGCTTGCTTCACGGTGTTCCCGGTGTTCTCGGTGTGCCCGGGCTCGGCTCACGGTGTGCCCGGTGTGCCCGGTGTTCTCGGTGTTCCCGGGCTCGGCTCACGGTGTCCCCGGTGTTGCACGGTGTTCCCGGGCTTGCTTCACGGTGTTCCCGGTGTTCTCCGGGCTTGGTTCCCGGTGTTCCCCGGTCTTCCCGATGTTCTCTGGACTTAGTTCAAGGTGTTGCCGGTGCTCCTCGGTGCTTCCCGGTGTCCCTGGGGTTGTTTCCCCGCTGTTCCCGGTGCTGTTTCCCTGGGTTGTTCCCCGGTGTAGTTCCCGGTGCAGTTCCCGGTGTAGTTCCCGGTGCAGTTCCCGGTGCAGTCCCCGGTGCTCCCGGAGCAGGACGCGGCCCGCGGAGCTCGCAGCGGCTCCAGGCCCGGCCGTGCCCCGTCCCGCCCCCGCCGGCTCCTTTGTGCCGCCGTCCGGCCCTTtccgccgggccccgccgggTTTCCATGGGGACGGGCCCGGACAAAGGCCCGGGGAGCGGGGAACGCGGCCCCTTCCCCGGCTCAGGAGCCGCGGGGACCCGCTGGGAGATACGGGGGTCTGCTGGGAGGAAATGGGATCCACTGGGATCTGCTAGGAACTCTTGGGATCTGCTGGGAGatactgggataaactgggatctgagaggagctgctgggatccGCTGGGATCCGAGGAGCTCTTGGGATCTGCTGGGAGatactgggataaactgg contains:
- the GLMP gene encoding glycosylated lysosomal membrane protein, whose product is MAAAAGLALLAALLAAAGAERGRKVSMEYNPGWNSSSVNLLHVRALGPRDSLHYVWSSIGAPSVLLVATQSPSSALRVNWTQLLSPSPAGAIWIDPPDSVVYSTAVVFTKLFEFSEAKPLGELFYPTYDLSEFSWDSLNHTLNHTALTAELSGVPATDPGGGFANGSLAFRVTAYEAGGRARRLPSLLHTADSSQLEFILAGVAPRGNGSRFVLEVATVEEAGAARRLRAERSIDDEYTPSIFQVLSLVAESQNSSSTLGFLQWKATAYGSRSPRREDGIQCRAQELQVANWTLPMSSVVQAYFGDSLGSSCTISALNVSFGGEEGEVYQEKRYLSWSVLLGFGEPPRDTFSPLVISITAVALGTPLAMLLLGSCLVLLAQRRRYSEYEPIN